TTCGCTCGGTAGATACAGCCACCGGTGAGGTGCATGATATTCGCCGCGCACATGGTTCAGACGTCGAGTACCCCATCGCAGTTGGTCTGGGTAAAACGCGGCTACTGCTGACCAGTTTCTCCACCGGCACCCTTCACGTTATCGACCGCGATGGTCACAGCACCATCCGGATCATCCACGGCTTGAACGCCCCTTCCGATGCCATCGAACTGCCCGATGGCAGCATCGTGGTTAGCGAGCTGGCTAGCGGATCACTGGCGCAGCTGAGTGGTGCCGAGCTGGATAACAAACGCACATTGGCAGACGGGCTTCAGGGCCCTGTGCAGATGATTCTGGGCCAGGACGGAAAGATTTATCTGACTGAAGCCGCGGGCTTTCTGACCCGAGTGGATCCCGCCAGCGGTGAAGTAAAGCGTGTTGCCGAAGGCCTGCTGATGCCCGAGGGTTTGGCGCAGACCGCCGATGGAGATTTCGTTATCGCGGAATCCGCCGCTCAGCGACTTATACGCTTGAATGTTGAAACCGGTGAACGTATCACCCTGGCAGAGAATCTGCCCATAGGCTTCCCCGCCGGCCCCGGCATGCCGCCCAGCGGGATTCCGACTGGGGTCGCGGTGGCTGCTGACGGCACAGTGTATTTCACCTCTGATGTGGATAATGGGCTGTACAAGATTGAGCTGGAGCCGGCCGGGAATTGAGGCTGGCTTTCTGACGAACCATGCCAAGGTCAAAATGGATTCCCGCCTTCGCGGGAATGACGATTTGAGATGCGGGGAATGACGAGCTGAGATGCGGGGAACGACGAGTTGAGCATTCAGGAACGACGAGGTGGGCGCGCCAACTCCCCGTCATCCCCGCGCAGGCGGGGATCCAAGCGGACTTCCTTCTGGCACAACCACTGAAGTAATACTCGAGGCCGTATGGATTCCCGCCTGCGCGGGAATGACGAGGTGAATGCAGGAATGTGTGGGGGCTGAGGATGCCAGCGGGGGATGGGAACAACGAGACACGCACAACAAGCCCCGTCATCCTCGCGAAAGCGGGGATCCATTCGGCTTTTTTGTTTGGCCCGGCGGCTGAACCCAACCGCCGGGCCAACTGAATGACCGTCTTACCCCTCGGCAATCAACTCGCGCAATACAAAGTGCAGAATGCCACCGGCCTTGAAGTAGTCGATCTCATTACCGGTATCAATCCGGCACAGCACCTTGAAGCTGACCTTCTCGCCGTCAGGCCGCGTGGCCGTCACATTCAGCGTCTGCCCAGGCCGCAGGTTGTCATCAATACCCTCGATATCAACCATTTCATGCCCATCAAGCATTAGCTCGCCAACGTTCTGCCCGTCCACGAACTGCAGTGGCAGCACGCCCATGCCTACCAGGTTGGAGCGGTGAATACGCTCGAAGCTTTCGGCAATCACGGCCTTGATGCCCAGCAGATTGGTCCCCTTGGCTGCCCAGTCCCGGCTGGAACCGGTACCGTATTCCTTGCCCGCGAACACCACCAATGGCGTCGCATCCTGCTGGTAGCGCATCGCGGCATGATAGATGGACATCCGCTCACCACTTGGCGCATGAATGGTCTCGCCACCCTCTTCTCCACCCAGCATACGGTTGCGAATGCGGATGTTGGCGAAGGTACCGCGCATCATCACTTCATGGTTGCCCCGGCGTGAGCCATAGGAATTGAAGTCCTCCGGATTCACACCCAGGCTCTGCAGATATTCACCAGCAGGTGAGCTGGCCTTGATATTGCCCGCAGGCGAGATATGGTCAGTGGTGATCGAGTCACCAAATACCGCCAGTACGCGCGCCTGATTTACCGGCTTGAGCGCCTGGATAGGCTGGTCGATCTGCTCGAAGTACGGCGGATTCTTCACATAGGTAGAGTCTTCTTTCCAGGCATAGGTCTTGCCCTCCGCCACCGGAATCGACTGCCAATGCTCGTCGCCGCTGAACACATCGGCGTAGCGCTCACGGAACATGCTGTCTTCTACCATCGCGACGGCCTCGGCAATCTCTGCGTTGGTGGGCCACAGATCTCGCAGGAATACTGGCTTGTTGTCCTTATCCAAGCCCAATGGCTCTTCGGTCAGGTTCATCCGCGTATTACCCGCCAGCGCATAAGCCACCACCAATGGCGGCGATGCCAGCCAGTTGGCTTTCACATGCTGATGCACGCGGCCTTCAAAGTTGCGGTTGCCCGACAACACCGAAGACACCACCAGATCATGTTCGCTAATCGCATTGGCAATGCTTTCTGGCAACGGGCCGGAGTTACCGATACAGGTGGTGCAGCCGTAGCCGACCAGGTTGAAGCCCAGGTCATCCAGGTATTGGGTAAGCCCTGCCTTGAGCAGGTAATCCGTTACCACCTTGGAACCCGGCGCCAGCGAAGACTTGACCCAGGGCTTGCGCTGCAAACCACGCTCCACCGCCTTCTTGGCAACCAGACCCGCCGCCATCATGACCGTCGGGTTGGATGTATTGGTGCAAGAGGTAATCGCCGCAATGACCACAGCCCCATGGCTGAGCACATGCTCTTCGCCGTCGATCTGCACCAGGGCATCCTCGCTGGTAGAACCTACTGCGGTCCCACCACCGCCCTCGCCTTCGAGCCGCGACTGTTCGTTATCCACTGGCCGAATCTGCAGGCCCAGCAGTTCATCAAAAGCCTTGTGCACATCGCCCAGGGCCACGCGGTCCTGTGGGCGACGCGGGCCGGCAAGGCTGGCTTCCACGTCGTTCATATCCAGGTGCATGCTGTCGGTAAACTCGGGCTCATGCCCGGCTTCGCGCCACATCCCTTGAGCCTTGCTGTAAGCCTCCACCCGCGCGACCACGTCATCCGGGCGGCCGGTCAGGCGCAGGTAGCGCATGGTTTCATCATCCACCGGGAAGAAGCCACAGGTAGCGCCGTATTCCGGCGCCATATTGGCAATGGTCGCACGGTCTGCCAATGGCAGTTCCGCCAGTCCATCGCCATAAAATTCGACAAATTTACCTACTACGCCCTTGCCGCGCAGCATCTGCGTCACGGTCAGTACCAGGTCGGTAGCGGTCATGCCTTCGCGCAACTTACCGGTCAGCTTGAAGCCAACCACCTCGGGAATCAGCATGGATACAGGTTGGCCGAGCATGGCTGCCTCGGCTTCGATACCACCGACACCCCAGCCCAATACGCCCAGGCCGTTGACCATGGTGGTATGCGAGTCAGTCCCCACCAGCGTGTCCGGATAGGCCCAGTGCTTACCGTTTTTTTCTTCAGCCCAGACGCTCTGGGACAGATATTCCAGGTTTACCTGGTGGCAAATACCCGTACCCGGCGGCACGACGCGAAAATTATTGAAAGCCTTCTGACCCCAGCGCAGGAACTCATAGCGCTCGCCGTTGCGCTGCATTTCCATCTCGACGTTGTCGTTGAAGGCGCTGGCATCAGCAAAGTGATCCACCATCACCGAGTGGTCAATCACCAGATCTACTGGCGACAGGGGGTTGATCTGCTGCGGATCGCCACCGGCTCGCGCCACCGCATCGCGCATGGCGGCCAGATCGACTACCGCGGGAACGCCAGTGAAGTCCTGCATCAACACCCGTGCCGGACGATACTGGATCTCACGGTCTGACTTCTTGTTCTTCAGCCAGTCGGCCATCGCTTGAATATCGTCGCGCGTGACCGTTTTACCGTCCTCGTGACGCAACAGATTCTCAAGCAATACCTTCAATGAGGTCGGCAGTCGGCTCAGGTCACCTAACTGTTCTGCTGCCTTGGGAAGCGAATGGTAGGCATACTCCTGCTCGCCTACTTTCAATGTGCTGAGCGTACCCAGGCTATTTACATCAGACATAGTTATCTCCTTAATCGGCCGGCGACTGAGTGCCGCTTATCATATTGGCTATGCTTCACCCTAAATGGCCATGCTAGATACCGCAACCTTCGCTCAAGATGCACGAGCACAGGCCGATATAAAGCATAGCCGAACAACCAGATACGGAACCCTAATGCGCAACAATCAGCCAGTCACACAGCGGGAACAAACGTTCAGTGCGGAGCAACGCCTGATCTCCACTACTGACCTTAAAGGCAAAATCATCTACTGCAATGATGCTTTCGTCGCCGTCAGCGGGTACGACCGCAATGAACTGATTAACAGTCCGCATAATATGGTCCGCCATCCAGATACCCCCGCCGCAGTATTTGCCCACATGTGGGGCTACTTGCAGAGTGGTAAGAGTTGGATGGGCATAGTCAAGAATCGTTGCAAAAACGGTGACCATTATTGGGTAAATGCGTTTGTCACTCCCATTTGGGAGAACGGCAAGACCGTTGGCTATGAATCCGTACGAGTCAAGACAACCCCGGCGCAGGTCGCGCGCGCAGAAGCGCTCTACGCTCGCCTGAACAAAGGTAAAAAGCCCGTAGGGCTGGATTGGTCCAATATCGCGACAGATGTCCTGCCCGTCGTCGCCATCGCCGCCGGCGGCGCCTTGGCCGGGCTATTTCTTGATGGCTGGGGCATAGCCCTGGCTGCCGCCATCGCCCTGCCCGCCGGCTTTGCATTGAAAGCCTTTTATGATCAGGGATTGCAGGGCGTGCTCAAGGTCGCCGACAACAGTATCAACGACCCCCTGCTCGCCACTATGTACACCTCGCAGCGTGGCGTTATGGGTCAACTGGAAATGGCCTTGCTAAGTCAGCAAGCGCGCCTGCAAACCTGCCTGACCCGCGTACTCGACAGCGCCGAACAGCTCAAGGCCCAAGCCAACGAAGCCAGCGAACTGGCCACCCGAAGCCACGACGGCCTCAACCAGCAGCGCATCGAAACCGACATGGTCGCCACCGCGATCAACGAAATGGCCGCCGCCACCCAGGAAGTGTCCGGTAACGTGCAGCGCACTGCCGAGGCCACGCGCGAAGCCAATCAGCTCTCCGCCCATGGCAAGGCAGTTGCCAGTAAAACCCGCGAAGCTATCGAGGTTCTTTCTGCTTCCGTCAGCTCCGCCGCCACCGTGTCCTCACAATTGGCCACCGATGCCCAGGAGATCGGCAAGGTCGTCGATGTAATCAAGAGCATCGCCGACCAGACCAACCTGCTCGCGCTGAACGCCGCCATCGAAGCCGCGCGCGCCGGCGAACAGGGTCGCGGATTTGCCGTGGTAGCCGACGAAGTGCGCGCTCTGGCCAGCCGTACCGCTGACTCCACAGAACAGATTCATGGCCTGATTGGCAATCTGCAGACGGCGGCGAAACGCGCGGTCGACACCATGCGCGCCGGCCACGAACAGGCCGACCGCGGCGTTGCCCAGGTGATAGAAGCTGACGAGGCGCTGGACGGCATTCGCGCTGCAATCGAACGCATCAACGACATGACCGGCCAGATCGCCAGCGCAGCAGAAGAGCAAAGCGCTGTCGCCGAGGAAATCAACCGCAACGTCAACAACATCTCCGGCCTGGCCGACACCACAGCGACTCAAGCCCAGCGCAGTGCGGTGCTGAGCAATGAGTTGGCAAGTACTGCTGCGCAGCAGGCGGCGTTGGTGGAGCGGTTTAACAAGCGCTGAGACAAATCGGGGAGCGGCCAAGGGGCATGGATCCCAAAGCCGCCTACCCTCATCGTCCCGCCGTTTAGTCATTTCAGCTGCACCGTGCCCACCTCAAGGCCTTCGTTGTTACCCCGCTCCGGTCATTCTCGCCCCTTCTCATCATTCCCGCCTTCACTCCCGTCATTCTCGCGAAGGCGGGAATCCATACGGCCTCGCGGCATACTTCGACTCACTCGCCAAACGAAAAGCCCAATGGATCCCCGCCTTCGCGAGGATGACGACAAAAGACCGCATCTCCCCCATCCCAACACGTCTTCCCGCCACACTCCG
This genomic stretch from Halopseudomonas pelagia harbors:
- a CDS encoding PAS domain-containing methyl-accepting chemotaxis protein produces the protein MRNNQPVTQREQTFSAEQRLISTTDLKGKIIYCNDAFVAVSGYDRNELINSPHNMVRHPDTPAAVFAHMWGYLQSGKSWMGIVKNRCKNGDHYWVNAFVTPIWENGKTVGYESVRVKTTPAQVARAEALYARLNKGKKPVGLDWSNIATDVLPVVAIAAGGALAGLFLDGWGIALAAAIALPAGFALKAFYDQGLQGVLKVADNSINDPLLATMYTSQRGVMGQLEMALLSQQARLQTCLTRVLDSAEQLKAQANEASELATRSHDGLNQQRIETDMVATAINEMAAATQEVSGNVQRTAEATREANQLSAHGKAVASKTREAIEVLSASVSSAATVSSQLATDAQEIGKVVDVIKSIADQTNLLALNAAIEAARAGEQGRGFAVVADEVRALASRTADSTEQIHGLIGNLQTAAKRAVDTMRAGHEQADRGVAQVIEADEALDGIRAAIERINDMTGQIASAAEEQSAVAEEINRNVNNISGLADTTATQAQRSAVLSNELASTAAQQAALVERFNKR
- the acnA gene encoding aconitate hydratase AcnA, whose product is MSDVNSLGTLSTLKVGEQEYAYHSLPKAAEQLGDLSRLPTSLKVLLENLLRHEDGKTVTRDDIQAMADWLKNKKSDREIQYRPARVLMQDFTGVPAVVDLAAMRDAVARAGGDPQQINPLSPVDLVIDHSVMVDHFADASAFNDNVEMEMQRNGERYEFLRWGQKAFNNFRVVPPGTGICHQVNLEYLSQSVWAEEKNGKHWAYPDTLVGTDSHTTMVNGLGVLGWGVGGIEAEAAMLGQPVSMLIPEVVGFKLTGKLREGMTATDLVLTVTQMLRGKGVVGKFVEFYGDGLAELPLADRATIANMAPEYGATCGFFPVDDETMRYLRLTGRPDDVVARVEAYSKAQGMWREAGHEPEFTDSMHLDMNDVEASLAGPRRPQDRVALGDVHKAFDELLGLQIRPVDNEQSRLEGEGGGGTAVGSTSEDALVQIDGEEHVLSHGAVVIAAITSCTNTSNPTVMMAAGLVAKKAVERGLQRKPWVKSSLAPGSKVVTDYLLKAGLTQYLDDLGFNLVGYGCTTCIGNSGPLPESIANAISEHDLVVSSVLSGNRNFEGRVHQHVKANWLASPPLVVAYALAGNTRMNLTEEPLGLDKDNKPVFLRDLWPTNAEIAEAVAMVEDSMFRERYADVFSGDEHWQSIPVAEGKTYAWKEDSTYVKNPPYFEQIDQPIQALKPVNQARVLAVFGDSITTDHISPAGNIKASSPAGEYLQSLGVNPEDFNSYGSRRGNHEVMMRGTFANIRIRNRMLGGEEGGETIHAPSGERMSIYHAAMRYQQDATPLVVFAGKEYGTGSSRDWAAKGTNLLGIKAVIAESFERIHRSNLVGMGVLPLQFVDGQNVGELMLDGHEMVDIEGIDDNLRPGQTLNVTATRPDGEKVSFKVLCRIDTGNEIDYFKAGGILHFVLRELIAEG